The Elgaria multicarinata webbii isolate HBS135686 ecotype San Diego chromosome 11, rElgMul1.1.pri, whole genome shotgun sequence genome segment gttctccaaacaaacaaacaaacaaaatcatacAAAATGCATCTATTAagggaaaatgtacacaaaaaagtGCATAATAGTAAAATAAATGTCTTTTGAAAAAAGCGTTATATGAGGAAAACTGccttgcaaaaatgcatttttaggcAAAAAAAGTGTGTTCAAAATTTTGTATTTTAGGaggaatgcatacaaaaatgcatagaacTTTCCAtgcaagcatttctttaaaattaaaacagatgtggaaatgggatgggatgaaatgaaatgaagcctGGAGaaacaagaaacagagagaaccaAAATTATTCCATAGGTGAACATTCAGCCTGTGTGGAACATTAGATCTTCACTAGCATAGCTCCATTGAATATCTTCACTATATGCACTCTAACTCCATATAGAGATAAAAGGAAACATGGAATGTGGTGTGTTTCAGAGTTCCATGTAGTGTTCAAGGGTTTTGAGCATTTGTCCTATTAGGAATAGCAAGGCTCTTTAGTTTTCAAAAATAACACCCCAGAAGGGACATGACAGTAATGTATAAAATTATGGATGGAATTGATGGAACAGCTAGAGAGAAATATTTCCCTTTGTCACATCAGTAAATCTTGGATTGATTGAATAAACTTGTTCAATACAGTCAAAAGGAAGTTGCTAGTTTGTACAAAGCAGAATCAAGAACTCAACATAGAATAAAATGCATTGCCAATGGATGtggcatcaccaccaccaccatgacttCACTTATTACCCTACTTAGGTGATCTGAGtaacataaaatgaaataatcaATCCAATTATAAAATGCTTCAACAATTAAGAGCTTAaaccagaggtgttgaacctccttCAGACCATAGGACCAATTCAATTTCAGAAGAACTCTTGAAGGCTACATTACCGTGAATGACAGCATCaaaggagagaggagaaaggTCTAAAAATAATGGAAACaccaaaaataccaacatattttagcataaaagtGCCAGAAAAGAGCAGGGTTAAGCTGTTTGATCATAATCAATGAGATGCCATGATTGTAAAAGAGCCATTCTACATTCTGTTCGGCCTTTGTGCAGGATTGTGGTCACAAAATCATATAAAATTATAACAATCTACAAAGAATAATAAAGAAATGATTACAGCACCTACAAGGATAGGTATATGGATAATTTAACTTAAAAGACATTGTTGTTTCTTTCTAGGCTCATAATACttctccatttttcattttaaatgttaaaacagaAAGGCTTTGAAATAACCAaagttaaataattttatttatgtttttagtgGGAGAGATCAAGGCTGTGGTTCCATGCACATTCTCCTGAGAGTAACTGCTACTGAATTCAGTgatatttacttctgaataagcatgcataaTATCAGGCTGCTAAACACTCTAGAAAGTATAACTATTTAACTGGATTAACATGTACATTCAAGGTTTACTGCAAAACATCTAGACAATGGAAACTCTTTCCTATGACACATTCGCAGGAGAATGTTTTTTGTGCAAAATATGAGGTAAAATGTTGACAATCATCTTCCAAAAGGCCATTTTGAGTTCTTTGTTCCTCATGCTATAGATCAGTGGGTTCATTACTGGTGGCACTATGCAGTACAATATAGAAAGCAAGAGATCTAACACTGATGGTGAGCTGGAGATTGGCTTTAAGTAGGCAAAGGTACCACTCACCAAAAACAGGGAGACGACAATAAGATGTGGCAAACAAGTTGAAAAGACTTTTTGCTTGCCCTGTGTGGATGGGATTTTTAGAACAGCTCTGAAGATCTGAACATAAGAAAAAGTGATGAGAGCAAAATTAATGCAAGCTAAGCAAGAACCAAAGGTCATCACCCATATGTCTGGAAAATATGGGTCAGAACAAGAAATCTTCATTAGTTGTGGGATTTCACAAAAGAACTGGTTGACTATATTGGAACAGAACTGCACTGTGAATGTATTTCCAGCATACAATGTTGAATAGAAAAGGCCACTGAGCCATGCActggttgccatttggatgcaggtTTTCTTGTTCATGACAGTCTCGTAGTGCAGTGGCTTGCAGATGGCAACATAGCGGTCGTATGCCATGCCACCAAGGAGAAACAAGTGGGATATCATAAAGAACACAAGGAAGAAAACTTGGCAGACACATCCAGAATAAGAAATGGCTTCTGTATTCATCAAGGAATTTGCTACAGATTTTGGAGCTGTGGTAGATATGGAGCCAAGGTCTTGGAATGACAGGTTGGCCAGAAAGAAGTACATGGGTGTATGGAGCTGGTGGCTGTAAATGATGACTGTGATGATGAGAAGGTTTTCTATGAGGGCCACCAAATAGATTATTAGAAAAATGATGGTTTGAAAAACCTGACGTTCCTGAGTATCAGAGAATCCGTGAAGAAGAAATTCACTCACTCTTGACTGGTTCGTCATTATGTTCTGCTTTGTTTGGTGTCTGTGAAATGGAGGATGTCTCATGTACCTCTTTCTCATTCAGCTGTACCAGTCTGAGAGAGGGACGGATGCTTTCTGAAAAATGTTCTCTCTCTATTGACAGAGGTGTAGAAAAACATACTGTGGTAAATGAGCTTTATCCATGTCTCATTTCTACATGTCCTTGGTGTGTTCGGCTCTTGGGAGTCTATTACTGCCACAATACCAAGTCAGACCTCTCTACGAGAGTGATCTTGAAGCTAAGATTGCATTGGCTATGATGCAAAGTTCTGCTTAGGCTTATGTAAGGGGCTTGTTATGCtgttcccctccccttttaaatgGTGGTAATTTGAGCAGATGGCTTCTTTGATGCCCATATCACAAACTGTTTGTTGAAAATCATCAGAATTCCAAAAGAAATTTGCTATATTATATGGGGTGGGTGGCTACTATTCAAAATTAGCAAGTTTAAAGTCCCCTGGGGCTCCTATAATTAGTcttatttcctttttttaccAAGAAATTCCAAATAGTCTGAAGAAAAACCTGATAATTAAATAAGAATAGTCTGAGAATGCAAcattattataaaatacataaacccgatttaaaaatataaaaccaatatattgTTAAAGAGTAATGACAAAACCCACctactttttgttgttattgttattattattattattattattattattattattaataataataataataataataataataaattattatgtGGACTGTATGGTTTTTACCGGAAAGATATACAAAGGCCTAGGAATTAAACCCGGCCTACAAAGTTGCTTTCCTTAACCATGGAAATGGCAAATTAAAATCACACAGTATTTTCAGCAGAAGGAGAAAGCATGCATCAAGCATGCAACTTGATAATTTTAAACCTGGGTCCCAAACTACCTTATCTATTAGTATcgtcagatgggggaaaattgtgGTTCTCTACCATTGCTCCTTtacccccactcctgtcccacattacttcctctttcttcctagtgaagaaagaggaagtaaacaaagaccagtGGCCCATTCCATGAGCATTTTTAGCCTGCCttatttcctgcacagagcaggaaacggtggcacattccattcccccctccacaaaaaaATGCTAGATTAAAACGTGATGAAAAAGGTAAGAAGGAGTGGTAGGCAAGAAGGAGGCTCGCAGGAGGTGGCCGTTGTCATCTAAAAGATGTACAAAAAAGTGTGCAtaggcagtagcgagcatgtgataaaaagcTTGTCCGATGAACCCCTATGCCTCTCAGGAAAGGGATGGGAGACAGAATTCTTCCTGCTGAGCTTTTCCTTGGGTATATGTGACATACATCTCTTTGCATCTGTTGGAAAGCCTGGTATGACTTACATTAGAGTTCCTTTATTTTAATAAAGCATGCCAATACAGTATCCTCCTTGCACAGAGGATTTTAAAACAATATGCTTAGGTGTTTTTGTTTGGATTGGGACCTTGAATTCCACACAACATGGAATGGCCCAGTCAAATTTTGAGaagtttggctgttattttattttatttttttcttggaTTTTAAGAACTTTAtcattattttaacaatgtattggttttatatgttttaataaggtttatgtattttatgtattctatGTGGTTCCTTGccccgatccagagggagaggtgggtaataaataagtatatgatgatgatgatgatgatgatgatgatgatgatgtaggtgGTGTCTTTAGTCTATTCTTATTTAATTATCTGGTTTTTCTTCAGACTATTTGGATTTTCGtggttaaaaatgaaataaaactcaTTATAGGAGCCCCAGGGGACTTTAAACTTGCTGATTTTGAATAGTAGCCACTCATCCCATGTAATACAGCAAATTTCTTTTGGAATTATGATGGTTTTCAATGAACAGTTTGTGATATGGGAATAAAAGACACCATTTGCTAAAATTACCACCATTTAAGAGGGGGGAAACCTTCGTAACAAGCCCCTTTCATAAGCCTAAGCAGAACTATGCATCATAGCCAATGCAATCTTAGCTTCAAGATCATTCTCATAGAGAGGTCTGACTTGGTATTGTGGCAGTAATAGACTCCCAAGAGCTGAACACCCCAAGGACACGAAGAAATGAGACATGCATAAAGCTCATTTACCACAGTATGTTTTTCTACACCACTGTCAATAGAGAGAGAACATTTTTTTCAGAGAGCATCCATCCCTCTCTCAGACTGGTACAGTTGAATGAGAAAGAGGTACATGAGACATACTCCTTTTCACAGACACCAAACAAAGCAGAACATAATGACGAACCAGTCAAGAGTGAGTGAATTCCTTCTCCGTGGATTCTCTTATACTCCAGAGCTGCAGGTTTTTCCTACCAGCATTTTTCTAATAATTTATTTGGTGGCCCTCATAGAAAACCTTCTCATCATCACAGTCATCATTTATAGCCACCAGCTCCATACACCCATGTACTTCTTTCTGGCCAACCTGTCATTCCAAGACCTTGGCTCCATATCTACCACAGCTCCAAAATCTATAGCAAATTCCTTGATGAATACAGAAGCCATTTCTTATTCTGGATGTGCCTGCCAAGTTTTCTTCCTTGTGTTCTTCATGATGTCCCACTTGTTCCTCCTTGGTGGCATGGCATACGACCGCTATGTTGCCATCTGCAAGCCACTGCACTACGAGATTGTCATGAAAAGGAAAacgtgcatccaaatggcaaccagTGCATGGCTCAGTGGCTTATTCTATTCAACACTGCATACTGGAAATACATTCACAGTGCAGTACTGTTCTAATATAGTCAACCAGTTTTTTTGTGAAATCCCACAACTACTGAAGATTTCTTGTTCTGATCCATTTTTTCCAGAAGTATGGACAATAACCTTTGGTACTTCTTTAGCCTTCATTAATTTTTTGCTAGTTGCTTTTTCTTATATTCAGATCTTCAGAGCCGTCCTAAGAATCCCATCCACAGAAGGGAAGCAAAAAGCCTTTTCAACTTGTTTGCCACATCTTATTGTCATATCCCTGTTTTTGGTGAGTGGTACTTTTGCCTACTTAAAGCCAATGTCCAACTCACCATCGGTATTAGATCTCTTGCTTTCTATACTGTACTGCATAGTGCCACCAGTAATGAACCCACTGATCTATAGCATGAGGAACAAAGAACTCAAAATGGCCTTTTGGAAGATGATTGTCAACATTTTACCTCATGTTTTGCACAAAAAACATTCTCCTGCGAATGTGTCATAGGAAAGAGTTTCCATGTCTAGATGTTTTGCAGTAAACCTTGAATGTACACATTAATCCAGTTAAATAGTTATACATTCTAAGGGTTTTCAGTGAGAGTGTTTAACAGCCTGAtattatgcatgcttactcagaagtaaataccactgaattcagtagcaGTTACTCTCAGTCAAGTGTCCACAGAACCACAGCCTTGATCTCTCTCACTACAAACATAAATACAATTATTTAACTTTGGTTATTTCAAAGCCTTtctgttttaacatttaaaataaaaaatagagaaGTATTACAAGCCTAGAAAGAAATaatgatttcatttcagttagATTGTCCATATACCTATTCTTGTAGGTGCTGTAATCATTTACAGATTCattgtgttatttattattttttgaagaTTGATATAGATTCTATATTGTTTTGTGACCACAATCCTGCACGAAGTCAAACATAATGCAGAGTGGCTCTTGGACAAACATGGTATCTTATTGATTATGATCAAACAAACTAATGCTGTTCTTTTCTGGCACTAAGGGATTTAtgttaaaatatgttggtatttttggtGTTTCCATTATTTTTAGAcctttctcctctctcctttGATACTGTTCTTCACGGTAATGTAGCCTTCAAGAGTTCTTATGAAATTGAATTGGTCCTATGGTCTGAAGCATTTTCAACACCTCTGGTTTAGGCTCTTAATTTTTAAGACATTTTATAATTGGATTGATTTTTACGTTGTATGTTGCTGATTACCGAAGTAGGGGAATAGGTgaaatgatggtggtgatggtggtggtagtgatgatGATGCCACATCCATTGGCAATGCATTTCATTCTATGTTGGGTTCTTGATTATGCTTTGTACAAACTAGCAACTTCCTTCTGACTGTATTGAACACATTACCCATCAAGTTTATTCAATAAATCCAGGATTTACTGATGTGACAAAGGGCAATATTTCTCTCTAGCTGTTCCATCAAGTCCATCCATAATTTTATACATTACTGCCATGTCCCTTCTGGGGTGTTCTTTCTGAAAACTAAAGAGCTTTGCCATTCCTATTAGGACAAATGCTCAGAACCCTTGAACACTACATGGAACTCTGAAACACATCACTCTCCATGTTTCCTTTTATCTCTATATGGAGTTAGAGTGCATATAGTGAAGAAATTCAATGGAGCTAAGCTAGTGAAGATCTGATGTTCCACACAGGCTGAATGCTCACCTATGGGATAACTGATTGCTGCATGCATGACTGCTTGAAAGCtctccaggaggggatctacactattcattacaccgttgtttaagtgcattgttgcgtcctcccttgctacgttacaaaatgcaacttgagcccagtcaatcgaaataccttttcttctatcgttttaccccagcacactcttctttagaacgttcttcattatgctcataccgtctctgaagtaaacctccttcttcctgtgactctgagctagacctgccgggataagccggcagggaggcggggcaacacGTAGGGACAAGGGAAGCCCTGCAacattttaaaggggccacgtgcgccccgaaagataagcagttttttaaaaaaattaagcctctgtcccctttcaccgccctccctccccctccccctcgtcgcgttgtgccagctctccctcccctcgtctagcaaagccctcacttgtgcgcctctgcctttggctGTTTGCAATTCGCATGCTCCCCATTTGAAATGATTTCAGGCGGGATTTTTGGAGGACTTCTTGCTTTGGTGGTTGCACTAATAGATGTAATGGCTGGAGAACGGAatctcaactctgctattctatgattctatgattggggtagtttatgttctctctctctctctctctctctctctctcacacacacacacacactaccagaagtcgtcctaatcaggaagcaaagaccattgTCATGAGGCATGACTTTGAAACACggcgttgaaaacaacgaaaggttggggcacattgttagtattaaaactattttaatagaaagtggaacggttttaaaagtcagaagaaacgtaacaacaacagcatcacgtgactgctgacatcatctctgccaacttgttacgtttcatctagacaagtgtagattccctccagatgttttgtaccacAATATTGCTTTGGAAAAGACAGAGGACCAGGGGTGGGGTGAATTCTGGTTCTCTCTGGTTCTTGTTTCTCCAGGCTGCATTTAAtctcatcccatcccatttccacatcggtttacatttaaaagaagaagtTTGCATGGAAAgttctatgcatttttgtatgcattccttttgaacacatttttttgcctaaaaatgcatttttgcaagacATTTCTCCTCatataatgttttttaaaattacatctcTTTTACTATTATACacagttttgtgcacatttttccataAGAGATGCATTTTGTacgtatgtttgtttgtttgtagaaaTAAATTGCAAAATCAAGAAAAGTGCAGAAAGTGAAAGATTttctacacatttttattttggaCTGTCAGAGTTTAGATCAAAAGTGCGCAGAATAAAATTAGCTCTCATTCATGTAAACAACTCTCCTCATAGTTCCTTAGGAATGGAGACAaactctttccctcccttcatATTAATGGAAGTTTGTTCATTACTTTATGAACTATAAATGAAAATCATGGATTCAGAAATACATGGAATACCACAATTTTCTTAATCATCTGCAGTTACTGTAAATTGTGTTGTGCATCAGTGTTCACATAGGggcttgttgtttttctttagaaTTTAGAAATAAACTTCATTTCATTATTTTGATTACATGTTCAAACAAGAGTCACAACAAATCTGTCAGATACTGAAGTCACATACACATCAATGGGCTAAATCCTGCATTGCATGAGTGGATTTTGGCTTGTGCAAAGAGAATTTTCCTTTCACTTCTCCCTACTGTAGCcccatgtgcatgcacacacaaaacccaaCTGGGATTATCAATCAAAAGGAAAGAAACAGTTGTTTGATAAATTAGCTTGTTGGATCCTGACCTAAGTACCTTAAAGATTCTGATGTATAACACTTTTATAAGAAAATCTCTTTCATAAGTTATTttttggctaattgctggaggtgtaaTACAGCTAATTCTTTTGTTTAAGCACATCTTTTGTTAATGTCCAATTGTTgtctctttttgggaggaggttatcaTATAAAGTATTTATCTTTTGCAAGCAGAAAAGGTGGGGGAAATAAAGACACAAGATAAGAATGTATGGTTTCAaatctgggccacatttattaacatCTGCAAATGAAGCACTGAGCGGGCCCTTACTACACCAGCAATGAGCAGGCTTTTTATTGGGTGAAACATTCTATACCTGATGAGTTCCATCTGCTTCATCGCCACCTACAGGCTTACCCGTTTtgaggaggggaggccttcctgtgtcactTCCCCCCCAATCAGCAAGGTATCAGATGGAGTAacgtgagttggcctcacaggtaacccttatccccctgCTGAGGCCAAAAGAACTCTCAGCGGAAGGCcgcaggcatcacctgtcaccaaataATGGTGCTCCAGAATAATCCCGGTCCCTGTTTTCTAAACATGCCCACCCCCTAACGCCCTGGGCCGAATGTGACCAAATGGTAAAAACAAACTCCTAATATGCTCTCTCCAgatttacagtgtgaagtaggtgaaaaacacATAGCCCCCAATCCGGCTAtgtgaaaaaaatcctacttggccctcAAATGGGTGACCAGATAACCCACActacatacagggagggagggagggagctgtaaTGCAAAAGAGGCCGAGGGCCGCCTAATATAGATGCTGCCGCCCCGCCTCGACCAGCGGCACCATGGAGCCTCctgtaacttttttatttttcaacatagaaAAATGAAAGTTGGTGATCTTACAGATGCCCTAGAGGTGCTCACGTGTGCCAAATTTTAGACACATCTGTGGAGTGGTTTCCCTGTAATCCACtgcttaaaatgtgatttttcaggcaaaccagtcaaagcaaagtgctagaactttctcatttttcatgagacaaacataaaagttggtgaccttacagatgctATAGAATTGTTTATGTGtcccaaatttcagacacatctgtgcagtggaatCTATGTAATTGACtgctaaaatgtgatttttcaaggaaacaaagcagccattCAAAGCACAGGGTGATTTCAGAAGGTGTGTAATCAAATTCACACTATCCCTTCCCTAATCTCTCTGTGTTTTTGAAGTACAAATCCCCCCTACTtgagttttcttttgtgtgttctaAAGCTTACACATCCCTGAGGCCCTTCCCATTCAGACAAGACACAGGGAAAGTtggctgcctgcaatacacatATCACATGGCTGGGAACAATATGtctcagaaattgagtcaaaccagccctgcaatgTGGGACCATGcaggtaatattggagaagtgcGTAGGTGCTcagacaggcgggcagagaggcagcaggcaactATGCGGGcatgagtaagtgagccaaggattgtctctGTTCAAGGCCAGAAAAACAAACCAGCCTTGCAATGTGGGACCAGGCAGGTAATATTGCAGAAGGGcctctctttatcttaaaaaatgacagtttattcttaaaaataataattttaaaaatctccaattttaaaaaaatcct includes the following:
- the LOC134405415 gene encoding olfactory receptor 14A16-like produces the protein MTNQSRVSEFLLRGFSYTPELQVFPTSIFLIIYLVALIENLLIITVIIYSHQLHTPMYFFLANLSFQDLGSISTTAPKSIANSLMNTEAISYSGCACQVFFLVFFMMSHLFLLGGMAYDRYVAICKPLHYEIVMKRKTCIQMATSAWLSGLFYSTLHTGNTFTVQYCSNIVNQFFCEIPQLLKISCSDPFFPEVWTITFGTSLAFINFLLVAFSYIQIFRAVLRIPSTEGKQKAFSTCLPHLIVISLFLVSGTFAYLKPMSNSPSVLDLLLSILYCIVPPVMNPLIYSMRNKELKMAFWKMIVNILPHVLHKKHSPANVS
- the LOC134405414 gene encoding olfactory receptor 14A16-like, which translates into the protein MTNQSRVSEFLLHGFSDTQERQVFQTIIFLIIYLVALIENLLIITVIIYSHQLHTPMYFFLANLSFQDLGSISTTAPKSVANSLMNTEAISYSGCVCQVFFLVFFMISHLFLLGGMAYDRYVAICKPLHYETVMNKKTCIQMATSAWLSGLFYSTLYAGNTFTVQFCSNIVNQFFCEIPQLMKISCSDPYFPDIWVMTFGSCLACINFALITFSYVQIFRAVLKIPSTQGKQKVFSTCLPHLIVVSLFLVSGTFAYLKPISSSPSVLDLLLSILYCIVPPVMNPLIYSMRNKELKMAFWKMIVNILPHILHKKHSPANVS